One region of Oryza sativa Japonica Group chromosome 10, ASM3414082v1 genomic DNA includes:
- the LOC4348578 gene encoding homeobox-leucine zipper protein HOX23 — translation MRPAMASNGAAAGAMAPFFPPNFLLQMQQPLPLHHQHLQDHAHGGHGGHHLLPPPPPSLSPFLPDLAMDAPPPPMYEASGGDGGGGGAASEDEEDGCGGGGGGGGGEKKRRLSVEQVRTLERSFESGNKLEPERKAQLARALGLQPRQVAIWFQNRRARWKTKQLEKDFDALRRQLDAARAENDALLSLNSKLHAEIVALKGGAAAAGGGGSSCRQEAASELINLNVKETEASCSNRSENSSEINLDISRPAPPPPPPPANESPVNRGIPFYASIGRGGAGGVDIDQLLLRGGHSPSPAAVTTPPPPKMELGITGNGGGADAAAAGAGSFGGLLCGAVDEQPPFWPWADGHHHFH, via the exons ATGAGGCCAGCGATGGCCAgcaatggcgccgccgccggcgccatggcccCGTTCTTCCCGCCCAACTTCCTCCTCCAGATGCAGCAGCCTCTCCCCCTCCACCACCAGCACCTCCAGGACCACGCCcatggcggccacggcggccaccacctcctccctcctcctcctccctccctctcccccttcctccccgaCCTCGCCatggacgcgccgccgccgccaatgtacgaggcgagcggcggcgatggcggcggcggaggggcggcgtcggaggatgaggaggatgggtgtggagggggagggggtgggggtggtggggagaagaagaggaggttgaGCGTGGAGCAGGTGAGGACGCTGGAGCGGAGCTTCGAGTCCGGGAACAAGCTGGAGCCGGAGCGGAAGGCGCAGCTGGCGCGCGCGCTGGGGCTGCAGCCGCGGCAGGTGGCCATCTGGTTCCAGAACCGCCGCGCGAGGTGGAAGACGAAGCAGCTCGAGAAGGACTTCGACGCCCTCCGCCgccagctcgacgccgcccgcgccgagaacgacgccctcctctccctcaaCTCCAAGCTCCACGCCGAG ATCGTGGCGCTGAaggggggagcggcggcggcggggggaggagggagcAGCTGCAGGCAGGAGGCGGCGTCGGAGCTGATCAACCTCAACGTCAAGGAGACGGAGGCGTCGTGCAGCAACCGCAGCGAGAACAGCTCCGAGATCAACCTCGACATCTccaggccggcgccgccgccgccgccgccgccggccaacgAGAGCCCCGTCAACCGAGGCATCCCGTTCTACGCCTCcatcggccgcggcggcgcaggcggcgtggACATCGACCAGCtgctcctccgcggcggccaCTCGCCGTCCCCGGCTGCCgtgacgacgccgccgccgcccaagaTGGAGCTCGGGATTAcaggcaatggcggcggcgcggacgccgccgccgccggcgcgggcaGCTTCGGCGGCCTGCTCTgcggcgccgtcgacgagcAGCCGCCGTTCTGGCCGTGGGCCGACGGCCACCACCACTTCCATTAA
- the LOC4348579 gene encoding probable serine/threonine-protein kinase PBL3 isoform X1: MGNCMDTAAAAAAAPDTNNADPSKAASKTTYSSYPSTTKSGSSWTVPSYKDRSDLPTPRTEGEILSSSNLKAFTLSELKNATKNFKPDSLLGEGGFGYVYKGWIDEQTLAPARPGSGMVVAVKKLKPEGFQGHKEWLTEVDYLGQLHHENLVKLIGYCSDGDNRLLVYEYMPKGSLENHLFRRGADPLSWGIRLKVAIGAARGLSFLHDAENQVIYRDFKASNILLDSEFNAKLSDFGLAKAGPTGDRTHVSTQVMGTRGYAAPEYVATGRLSVKADVYSFGVVLLELLTGRRALDKSKPASEQNLVDWTRPYLGDKRRLYRIMDMKLGGQYPKKGAHAIATIALQCIRSEAKMRPQMSEVLEKLQQLQDPKYNVTSPQVDTRRRSSSGSVPRSPMRMQPSPRRLSASASPLPAAGSPLPACRTAQVH; this comes from the exons ATGGGGAACTGCATggacaccgcggcggcggcggcggcggcgccggatacCAACAACGCCG ATCCATCAAAAGCTGCTAGCAAGACAACCTATTCATCTTACCCTTCAACTACAAAAAGCGGTTCATCTTGGACTGTACCTTCCTATAAGGATCGTAGCGACCTTCCTACTCCTAGGACAGAAGGAGAAATTTTATCATCGTCAAATTTAAAGGCATTCACACTGAGTGAACTCAAAAATGCAACAAAGAACTTTAAGCCCGACAGTCTCCTTGGGGAAGGAGGATTTGGCTATGTCTATAAAGGTTGGATCGATGAGCAAACTCTTGCTCCTGCAAGGCCAGGGAGTGGTATGGTTGTGGCCGTCAAAAAGTTAAAACCAGAAGGTTTTCAGGGTCACAAGGAGTGGCTG ACAGAGGTTGACTACCTTGGCCAACTTCACCATGAGAATCTTGTTAAACTCATTGGTTATTGTTCAGATGGTGATAACCGACTTCTGGTGTATGAGTACATGCCTAAAGGAAGCTTGGAGAATCATCTATTTAGGC GTGGTGCAGATCCTTTATCCTGGGGAATAAGGCTCAAAGTTGCTATTGGGGCTGCTAGGGGTTTATCATTTTTGCACGATGCTGAAAATCAAGTTATATATCGTGATTTCAAGGCATCAAACATTCTCCTTGACTCG GAGTTCAACGCAAAGCTTTCAGACTTTGGTCTGGCAAAAGCAGGCCCAACTGGGGATAGAACCCATGTTTCCACACAAGTCATGGGTACCCGAGGTTATGCAGCTCCAGAATATGTTGCAACAG GTCGCCTCTCTGTAAAGGCAGATGTCTATAGCTTTGGTGTTGTGCTGCTCGAGTTATTGACTGGGAGACGGGCCTTAGACAAATCGAAACCAGCATCAGAACAGAACCTGGTTGACTGGACAAGACCCTACTTGGGTGACAAGCGCAGGCTGTACCGCATCATGGACATGAAGCTGGGCGGACAGTACCCTAAGAAAGGCGCCCACGCTATCGCGACCATTGCCCTGCAGTGCATCCGCAGCGAAGCCAAGATGCGACCCCAGATGTCCGAGGTCctggagaagctgcagcagctgcaaGACCCCAAGTACAACGTGACCTCACCGCAGGTTGACACCCGGAGGAGATCATCGTCGGGTTCAGTTCCTAGGTCGCCGATGCGGATGCAGCCTTCGCCACGGCGCCTTTCCGCCTCGGCTTCCCCATTGCCGGCTGCAGGCTCCCCGCTGCCGGCTTGTAGGACTGCGCAAGTGCACTAG
- the LOC4348579 gene encoding probable serine/threonine-protein kinase PBL3 isoform X2: MGNCMDTAAAAAAAPDTNNADPSKAASKTTYSSYPSTTKSGSSWTVPSYKDRSDLPTPRTEGEILSSSNLKAFTLSELKNATKNFKPDSLLGEGGFGYVYKGWIDEQTLAPARPGSGMVVAVKKLKPEGFQGHKEWLTEVDYLGQLHHENLVKLIGYCSDGDNRLLVYEYMPKGSLENHLFRHPLSWGIRLKVAIGAARGLSFLHDAENQVIYRDFKASNILLDSEFNAKLSDFGLAKAGPTGDRTHVSTQVMGTRGYAAPEYVATGRLSVKADVYSFGVVLLELLTGRRALDKSKPASEQNLVDWTRPYLGDKRRLYRIMDMKLGGQYPKKGAHAIATIALQCIRSEAKMRPQMSEVLEKLQQLQDPKYNVTSPQVDTRRRSSSGSVPRSPMRMQPSPRRLSASASPLPAAGSPLPACRTAQVH; this comes from the exons ATGGGGAACTGCATggacaccgcggcggcggcggcggcggcgccggatacCAACAACGCCG ATCCATCAAAAGCTGCTAGCAAGACAACCTATTCATCTTACCCTTCAACTACAAAAAGCGGTTCATCTTGGACTGTACCTTCCTATAAGGATCGTAGCGACCTTCCTACTCCTAGGACAGAAGGAGAAATTTTATCATCGTCAAATTTAAAGGCATTCACACTGAGTGAACTCAAAAATGCAACAAAGAACTTTAAGCCCGACAGTCTCCTTGGGGAAGGAGGATTTGGCTATGTCTATAAAGGTTGGATCGATGAGCAAACTCTTGCTCCTGCAAGGCCAGGGAGTGGTATGGTTGTGGCCGTCAAAAAGTTAAAACCAGAAGGTTTTCAGGGTCACAAGGAGTGGCTG ACAGAGGTTGACTACCTTGGCCAACTTCACCATGAGAATCTTGTTAAACTCATTGGTTATTGTTCAGATGGTGATAACCGACTTCTGGTGTATGAGTACATGCCTAAAGGAAGCTTGGAGAATCATCTATTTAGGC ATCCTTTATCCTGGGGAATAAGGCTCAAAGTTGCTATTGGGGCTGCTAGGGGTTTATCATTTTTGCACGATGCTGAAAATCAAGTTATATATCGTGATTTCAAGGCATCAAACATTCTCCTTGACTCG GAGTTCAACGCAAAGCTTTCAGACTTTGGTCTGGCAAAAGCAGGCCCAACTGGGGATAGAACCCATGTTTCCACACAAGTCATGGGTACCCGAGGTTATGCAGCTCCAGAATATGTTGCAACAG GTCGCCTCTCTGTAAAGGCAGATGTCTATAGCTTTGGTGTTGTGCTGCTCGAGTTATTGACTGGGAGACGGGCCTTAGACAAATCGAAACCAGCATCAGAACAGAACCTGGTTGACTGGACAAGACCCTACTTGGGTGACAAGCGCAGGCTGTACCGCATCATGGACATGAAGCTGGGCGGACAGTACCCTAAGAAAGGCGCCCACGCTATCGCGACCATTGCCCTGCAGTGCATCCGCAGCGAAGCCAAGATGCGACCCCAGATGTCCGAGGTCctggagaagctgcagcagctgcaaGACCCCAAGTACAACGTGACCTCACCGCAGGTTGACACCCGGAGGAGATCATCGTCGGGTTCAGTTCCTAGGTCGCCGATGCGGATGCAGCCTTCGCCACGGCGCCTTTCCGCCTCGGCTTCCCCATTGCCGGCTGCAGGCTCCCCGCTGCCGGCTTGTAGGACTGCGCAAGTGCACTAG
- the LOC4348580 gene encoding uncharacterized protein codes for MESRKEEEQHGGGGAVGWMTVPAFGEWDMKNGAVPDYSMDFSKIREMRKQNKRELSRASLGGDDDLLAAQQHKAAAPQPAPNASAAADDHRRPLHAAHDDSPTGRKKFLSYFQCCIRA; via the exons ATGGAGAGCCGCAAGGAG GAGGAGCAGCATGGGGGAGGAGGGGCGGTGGGGTGGATGACGGTGCCGGCGTTCGGGGAGTGGGACATGAAGAACGGCGCGGTGCCGGACTACTCCATGGACTTCTCCAAGATCCGGGAGATGCGCAAGCAGAACAAGCGCGAGCTCTCCCGCGCCAGCCTCGGCGGGGACGacgacctcctcgccgcgcaGCAGCAcaaggccgccgcgccgcagccCGCCCccaacgcctccgccgccgccgacgaccaccGCCGGCCGCTCCACGCCGCCCACGACGACTCGCCCACG GGGAGGAAGAAGTTCCTTAGCTATTTCCAGTGCTGTATCAGAGCCTGA